The proteins below are encoded in one region of Tomitella fengzijianii:
- a CDS encoding acyl-CoA dehydrogenase family protein produces the protein MHPELSPASTALRTELREYFAATIDDDDRRALMDQTEGGPVFDRILRKMGADGWLGLGWPAEYGGRGEDPEALYVFYDEVIRAGAPLSLVTLNTVGPALMHHGTREQKDYFLPRILAGDLIFAIGYTEPGAGTDLASLTTRARVDGDELVIDGNKIFTSAGIHADWIWLAVRTDLEAPRHKGISVVLVPTDAPGFSVTEIRTVGGISTSATYYDEVRVPLSNVVGELGGGWGLITSQLNHERVALAARAGIADQLLTEVLEWAKAEPHGDGGRVYDLPWVRSNLAEVYALLSALDLMNLRLVADVAAGTLGGGDSAAAKIMGTEGVVTAYGKLQEVLGAKGLLRSGSPGAALEGRVEALGRRAQNNTFGGGTNEVMREIVAAKTLGMTTAARRRTAEPTTSGAR, from the coding sequence ATGCATCCAGAACTCTCCCCGGCGTCCACGGCGCTACGCACCGAGCTGCGCGAGTACTTCGCCGCCACCATCGACGACGACGACCGGCGCGCGTTGATGGACCAGACCGAGGGCGGGCCGGTGTTCGACCGGATCCTCCGGAAGATGGGCGCCGACGGCTGGCTGGGACTCGGCTGGCCCGCCGAGTACGGCGGGCGCGGCGAGGACCCGGAGGCCCTCTACGTGTTCTACGACGAGGTGATCCGGGCGGGCGCGCCGCTGTCGCTGGTCACGCTCAACACGGTGGGCCCGGCCCTCATGCACCACGGGACACGGGAGCAGAAGGACTACTTCCTGCCGCGGATCCTCGCGGGGGACCTGATCTTCGCCATCGGCTACACCGAGCCGGGTGCGGGCACCGACCTGGCCTCCCTGACCACGCGCGCACGTGTGGACGGTGACGAGCTGGTCATCGACGGCAACAAGATCTTCACCAGCGCCGGCATCCACGCCGACTGGATCTGGCTGGCGGTGCGCACCGACCTGGAAGCCCCACGGCACAAGGGCATCTCGGTGGTGCTGGTCCCCACCGACGCACCCGGCTTCTCCGTCACCGAGATCCGCACCGTCGGCGGCATCAGCACCTCCGCCACCTACTACGACGAGGTCCGGGTTCCGCTGAGCAACGTCGTCGGCGAACTCGGCGGCGGGTGGGGCTTGATCACCAGCCAGCTCAACCACGAACGCGTGGCGCTGGCCGCGCGTGCGGGCATCGCCGACCAGCTGCTGACCGAGGTTCTCGAGTGGGCCAAGGCCGAGCCGCACGGCGACGGCGGCCGGGTGTACGACCTGCCGTGGGTGCGCAGCAACCTCGCCGAGGTGTACGCGCTGCTCAGCGCCCTCGACCTGATGAACCTGCGGCTGGTGGCGGACGTCGCTGCGGGCACGCTCGGCGGCGGCGACTCCGCGGCCGCCAAGATCATGGGCACCGAGGGCGTCGTCACCGCCTACGGCAAACTTCAGGAAGTCCTGGGCGCCAAGGGCCTCCTGCGTTCCGGCAGCCCCGGGGCGGCGCTGGAGGGCCGCGTCGAGGCGCTGGGGCGCCGCGCCCAGAACAACACCTTCGGCGGCGGCACCAACGAGGTGATGCGCGAGATCGTCGCCGCCAAGACCCTCGGCATGACCACCGCCGCACGCCGCCGCACCGCCGAACCCACCACGTCTGGAGCCCGCTGA
- a CDS encoding IclR family transcriptional regulator, which translates to MTLIVDAFHNAGESLTLGGIARRAGLPYSTTHRILESLIPLEWVSQTPLGYSLGRRGLRFRNSAADYSALRGPAAPHLHALHLRTGTPVFLTAMDGIDELVLDRIGGGRTATPGLEVGARGALHRTAGGRAMLSAIAPEDVDELVAVSPRGGLCGPPPSVPALHRELDRVRRRGGLSVERAATVPGFGAGAGRMSAASAIVGLAAPVFGPRGATAAVSLHARPTAPIREWCIPLLVQVARRISDELADSGRDARPAVPASA; encoded by the coding sequence GTGACGCTGATCGTCGACGCCTTCCACAACGCGGGCGAGTCGCTCACCCTCGGCGGCATCGCGCGGCGCGCGGGCCTGCCTTACTCGACCACCCACCGCATCCTGGAATCGCTGATCCCCCTCGAGTGGGTCAGCCAGACGCCCCTCGGCTACAGCCTCGGCCGCCGCGGGCTGCGGTTCCGCAACAGCGCCGCGGACTACTCGGCCCTGCGCGGCCCCGCCGCGCCGCACCTGCACGCGCTGCACCTGAGGACCGGCACACCGGTGTTCCTCACGGCGATGGACGGCATCGACGAGCTGGTGCTGGACCGGATCGGGGGCGGCCGCACCGCGACGCCCGGCCTCGAGGTGGGGGCACGCGGCGCGCTGCACCGCACCGCCGGCGGACGCGCGATGCTGTCCGCCATCGCCCCCGAGGACGTCGACGAGCTGGTCGCGGTGTCGCCGCGGGGCGGTCTTTGCGGCCCGCCGCCGTCGGTGCCGGCGCTGCACCGCGAACTCGACCGGGTGCGGCGGCGCGGCGGGCTCTCCGTCGAGCGCGCGGCGACGGTCCCCGGTTTCGGCGCCGGCGCGGGCCGCATGAGCGCCGCCTCCGCCATCGTCGGACTCGCCGCCCCCGTGTTCGGGCCCCGGGGCGCCACCGCCGCGGTGTCCCTGCACGCGCGGCCGACCGCACCGATCCGTGAATGGTGCATCCCGCTGCTCGTGCAGGTGGCGCGCCGGATCAGCGACGAGCTGGCGGACAGCGGCCGGGACGCCCGGCCCGCCGTCCCGGCCTCCGCCTGA
- the cysD gene encoding sulfate adenylyltransferase subunit CysD, with protein sequence MSSPATTARGPARTLTHLERLEAESIHIMRETVAGSENPVMLYSLGKDSSVMLHLARKAFYPSRLPFPLLHVDTTWKFRQMYEFRDTIAAADDLDLLVHRNPECVSRGINPFDHGSALHTTMWKTEGLKQALDKYGFDAAFGGARRDEEKSRAKERIFSVRSPEHRWDPKRQRPELWQLYNLNKARGESLRVFPLSNWTELDIWQYILRESIPIVPLYFAEKRPVVERDGTLIMVDDDRMPLAEGETPQMRSVRFRTLGCYPLTGAVESEAHTLTGIIQEMLLTTTSERQGRVIDKDGAASMERKKQEGYF encoded by the coding sequence ATGAGCAGTCCCGCAACCACCGCGCGGGGGCCCGCGCGGACCCTCACCCACCTCGAACGGCTCGAGGCCGAGAGCATCCACATCATGCGCGAGACCGTCGCCGGCAGCGAGAACCCGGTGATGCTGTATTCGCTGGGCAAGGACTCGTCGGTGATGCTGCACCTGGCGCGCAAGGCGTTCTATCCGTCGCGCCTGCCGTTCCCGCTGCTGCACGTGGACACCACCTGGAAGTTCCGGCAGATGTACGAGTTCCGCGACACGATCGCCGCCGCGGACGATCTGGACCTGCTGGTCCACCGCAATCCCGAGTGCGTCTCACGCGGGATCAACCCGTTCGACCACGGGTCCGCGCTGCACACCACCATGTGGAAGACCGAGGGGCTCAAGCAGGCGCTGGACAAGTACGGGTTCGACGCCGCGTTCGGCGGGGCCCGCCGCGACGAGGAGAAGTCGCGGGCCAAGGAACGCATCTTCTCGGTCCGCTCGCCCGAGCACCGGTGGGACCCCAAGCGCCAGCGCCCCGAGCTGTGGCAGCTCTACAACCTGAACAAGGCCCGCGGCGAGTCGCTGCGCGTGTTCCCGCTGTCGAACTGGACCGAGCTCGACATCTGGCAGTACATCCTGCGCGAGAGCATCCCGATCGTGCCGCTGTACTTCGCCGAGAAGCGTCCGGTGGTCGAGCGCGACGGCACGCTGATCATGGTCGACGACGACCGCATGCCGCTCGCCGAGGGGGAGACCCCGCAGATGCGCAGCGTCCGATTCCGCACGCTCGGCTGCTATCCGCTGACCGGCGCGGTCGAGTCCGAGGCGCACACGCTGACCGGCATCATCCAGGAGATGCTGCTGACCACCACATCCGAGCGGCAGGGGCGCGTCATCGACAAGGACGGCGCCGCGTCGATGGAGCGTAAGAAGCAGGAGGGCTACTTCTGA
- the cysN gene encoding sulfate adenylyltransferase subunit CysN, with protein sequence MAQVSEPVAPDRAVDADLIGSDIDAYLEMHAHKSMLRFITCGSVDDGKSTMIGRLLYESKLVFEDQLSALETDSRKSGTQGANLDFALLVDGLAAEREQGITIDVAYRFFTTTKRKFIVADTPGHEQYTRNMVTGASTADLAVLLVDARKGVLQQTRRHSYLVSLLGIRHVVLAVNKLDLVDYSQEVFDAIDRDFRAFAGRIGAPSVVTVPMSALMGDNLTGPSPNTPWYQGPSLIEHLESVEIDDDRQARPMRMPVQWVNRPDHTFRGFSGQLVSGTVAPGDAVRVLPSGQTSTVERIVTMDGDLDPAVAGQSVTLTLADEIDVSRGDVIAAADEAPAVSDQFAAHVVWLAEQEMIPERPYLCRIGTATVQARITRPKYKINVNTLEHTATTTLGVNEIGVCNVSFDRPVPFDAYAEGGPTGAFVLIDRITGNTVGAGMIDHALRRADNIHWQQVDVDAQARATRNGHRPAVVWLTGLSGAGKSTIANLVERDLFARGCHTYLLDGDNVRHGLGRDLGFTEADRVENIRRVAEVAKLMADAGLIVLVSLISPFRADRDAARETVGADQFHEVFVDTPLAVAESRDPKGLYGKARRGELVNFTGIDSPYEEPVAPRVHLRTADGAPEDDAARVVAALRAEGVVD encoded by the coding sequence ATGGCGCAGGTATCCGAACCGGTCGCACCGGACCGCGCGGTGGACGCCGACCTGATCGGCTCCGACATCGACGCCTACCTGGAGATGCACGCGCACAAGTCGATGCTGCGCTTCATCACCTGCGGCAGCGTGGACGACGGCAAGTCGACGATGATCGGCCGGCTGCTCTACGAGTCCAAGCTGGTCTTCGAGGACCAGCTCAGCGCGCTCGAGACCGACTCGCGCAAGTCCGGGACGCAGGGCGCGAACCTGGATTTCGCGCTGCTCGTCGACGGCCTCGCGGCCGAGCGCGAGCAGGGCATCACGATCGACGTGGCCTACCGCTTCTTCACCACGACCAAGCGCAAGTTCATCGTCGCCGACACCCCGGGGCATGAGCAGTACACCCGCAACATGGTCACGGGCGCATCCACCGCCGACCTCGCCGTGCTCCTCGTCGACGCGCGCAAGGGGGTGCTGCAGCAGACCCGGCGGCACTCATACCTGGTGTCGCTGTTGGGAATCCGGCACGTGGTCCTCGCCGTCAACAAGCTGGACCTGGTGGACTACTCGCAGGAGGTGTTCGACGCGATCGACCGCGACTTCCGCGCCTTCGCCGGGCGCATCGGCGCGCCGAGCGTGGTCACCGTCCCCATGTCGGCGTTGATGGGCGACAACCTCACCGGCCCGAGCCCCAACACCCCCTGGTATCAGGGGCCGTCGCTGATCGAGCACCTCGAGTCGGTGGAGATCGACGACGACCGCCAGGCCCGGCCGATGCGCATGCCGGTGCAGTGGGTGAACCGCCCGGACCACACGTTCCGCGGGTTCTCCGGCCAGCTGGTCTCCGGCACGGTGGCCCCGGGAGACGCGGTGCGCGTGCTGCCGTCGGGGCAGACGAGCACGGTCGAGCGGATCGTCACCATGGACGGCGACCTGGACCCGGCCGTCGCGGGCCAGTCGGTGACGCTCACCCTGGCCGACGAGATCGACGTGAGCCGCGGCGACGTGATCGCGGCCGCGGACGAGGCGCCGGCGGTGTCCGACCAGTTCGCCGCGCACGTGGTGTGGCTGGCCGAGCAGGAGATGATTCCGGAACGGCCCTACCTGTGCCGGATCGGCACTGCGACGGTCCAAGCCCGGATCACCCGCCCCAAGTACAAGATCAACGTGAACACCCTCGAGCACACGGCGACGACGACCCTCGGCGTCAACGAGATCGGCGTGTGCAACGTGAGCTTCGACCGCCCGGTGCCGTTCGACGCCTACGCCGAGGGCGGGCCCACGGGCGCCTTCGTGCTGATCGACCGGATTACGGGGAACACGGTGGGCGCGGGGATGATCGACCACGCGCTGCGGCGGGCCGACAACATCCACTGGCAGCAGGTGGACGTGGACGCGCAGGCGCGGGCGACCCGCAACGGCCACCGGCCGGCGGTCGTCTGGCTCACCGGGCTGTCCGGGGCGGGCAAGTCGACCATCGCCAACCTCGTCGAGCGCGACCTGTTCGCGCGGGGCTGCCACACCTACCTGCTCGACGGGGACAACGTGCGGCACGGCCTGGGCCGCGACCTGGGCTTCACCGAGGCCGACCGGGTGGAGAACATCCGGCGCGTGGCCGAGGTGGCGAAGCTCATGGCGGACGCGGGCCTGATCGTGCTGGTCTCGCTCATCTCGCCGTTCCGTGCGGACCGGGACGCGGCCCGCGAGACCGTCGGCGCGGACCAGTTCCACGAGGTGTTCGTCGACACGCCGCTCGCAGTGGCCGAGTCGCGTGATCCCAAGGGGCTCTACGGCAAAGCCCGCCGCGGTGAGCTGGTGAACTTCACCGGCATCGATTCGCCGTACGAGGAGCCCGTCGCGCCGCGGGTGCATCTGCGCACGGCTGACGGCGCGCCCGAGGACGACGCGGCACGGGTCGTCGCAGCGCTGCGGGCCGAAGGCGTCGTGGATTAG
- a CDS encoding MFS transporter — protein sequence MTGMRHDRRTPVLFALILSMALVAMDTTIVATAVPQVVADLGGFAQIGWVFSVYMLAQTVTIPVYGKLADQYGRKPVLVFGISLFLLGSLLSALSWNMLALIVFRAIQGFGAGSIGATVNTVAGDIYSVQERGRIQGYLSSVWGISAVTAPALGGAFAEYLTWRWIFLVNLPIGLLALGLIVRLLHEDVERRRHRIDFAGAALVLVSASLLILGLLQGGTAWAWGSAPSIATFALAFATAVAVILVERRAAEPILPLHLWTRRLPAGSYAATLTAGLMVIGLSIYLPNWAQQVLGLDAVAAGFALAAMSITWPTASALSARLYMRVGFRNTALVGTAFAVSSGVVFSLLSVTSPVWQAVLGSALMGAGMGLIVSPLLVGLQSTVGWDERGTVTGGAMFARYLGQSLGAAVFGAVTNSVLRGHEGDPPAVAMNAATHATFVGILAAAIATALILVFVVPRDFRARADGEPIT from the coding sequence ATGACAGGGATGCGGCACGACAGGCGGACCCCCGTGCTGTTCGCCCTGATCTTGTCGATGGCCCTCGTCGCGATGGACACGACGATCGTCGCCACCGCGGTGCCGCAGGTGGTCGCGGATCTCGGCGGATTCGCGCAGATCGGCTGGGTGTTCTCCGTCTACATGCTGGCCCAGACCGTGACGATCCCGGTGTACGGCAAGCTCGCCGACCAGTACGGCCGCAAACCCGTGCTGGTGTTCGGGATCAGCCTGTTCCTGCTCGGCTCGCTGCTGTCCGCTCTGTCGTGGAACATGCTCGCGCTCATCGTCTTCCGGGCGATCCAGGGCTTCGGAGCCGGCTCCATCGGCGCCACCGTCAACACCGTGGCCGGCGACATCTACAGCGTCCAGGAGCGCGGCCGCATCCAGGGCTACCTGTCCAGCGTGTGGGGCATCTCGGCGGTCACGGCCCCGGCGCTCGGCGGCGCGTTCGCGGAGTACCTCACCTGGCGGTGGATCTTCCTGGTCAACCTCCCGATCGGTCTGCTGGCGCTGGGACTGATCGTGCGGCTGCTGCACGAGGACGTCGAGCGCCGCAGGCACCGCATCGACTTCGCCGGCGCCGCGCTGGTCCTCGTGTCCGCGTCGCTGCTCATCCTCGGGCTGTTGCAAGGCGGCACGGCGTGGGCGTGGGGCTCGGCCCCGAGCATCGCCACCTTCGCGCTCGCCTTCGCCACGGCGGTCGCGGTGATCCTGGTCGAACGCCGCGCCGCCGAGCCCATCCTGCCGTTGCACCTGTGGACGCGCCGGCTGCCGGCCGGCTCCTACGCGGCCACGCTCACCGCCGGGCTGATGGTCATCGGGCTGTCGATCTATCTGCCCAACTGGGCGCAACAGGTGCTCGGACTGGACGCGGTGGCCGCGGGCTTCGCCCTTGCGGCCATGAGCATCACCTGGCCCACCGCGTCCGCGCTGTCCGCCCGCCTCTACATGCGCGTCGGCTTCCGCAACACCGCGCTCGTCGGCACGGCCTTCGCCGTCTCCTCGGGCGTGGTGTTCAGCCTGCTGTCGGTCACGTCGCCCGTGTGGCAGGCGGTGCTGGGCAGCGCGCTCATGGGCGCCGGGATGGGGCTCATCGTCTCTCCGCTACTGGTGGGCCTGCAGAGCACAGTCGGCTGGGACGAACGCGGCACCGTCACCGGCGGGGCGATGTTCGCCCGCTACCTGGGTCAGAGCCTGGGCGCGGCGGTGTTCGGCGCCGTCACCAACTCCGTGCTCCGCGGTCACGAAGGCGACCCGCCGGCCGTAGCGATGAACGCGGCCACCCACGCCACCTTCGTCGGGATCCTCGCCGCCGCGATCGCGACCGCCCTCATCCTCGTATTCGTGGTCCCGCGCGACTTCCGGGCACGCGCCGACGGAGAGCCAATTACGTAA
- a CDS encoding acyl-CoA dehydrogenase family protein: protein MQFEFSEDHAAIGGLARQIFSARASADALREVEDAGGFDAGLWQALAEADLLGVALPDSAGGAGMGMLGLVALLEEQGRRVAAVPLWSSIAGAALPLAEFGTDAQRRRWLPGFLEGSHVLTGAFEVGDGTGLAVRAEADGDGWALHGSLAAVPAADRAAAFVLPVRLPTGAPAVAVVPADAAGVTTTAVDVTSHESHAAVDLDGVAVTAADLLDGDGAHIVSWTLRRARVALAALAAGVCSEALAMTAAYTSERMQFGRALSTNQAVSVRAADTHLDAESIRLTACRAAWLMDAGREEEAEPAALVAKWWASRGGLRAVHATQHLHGGIGADVDYPIHRYFLRGRQIAFTLGSADAVAAELGAALA, encoded by the coding sequence ATGCAATTCGAATTCTCCGAGGACCACGCCGCGATCGGCGGTCTCGCACGGCAGATCTTCTCCGCCCGCGCCTCCGCGGACGCGCTCCGCGAGGTCGAGGACGCCGGTGGTTTCGACGCCGGACTCTGGCAGGCGCTCGCCGAGGCGGACCTGCTCGGCGTGGCCCTCCCCGATTCGGCCGGGGGCGCCGGCATGGGCATGCTCGGACTCGTGGCCCTGCTCGAGGAGCAGGGACGGCGGGTGGCGGCAGTGCCGCTGTGGTCCTCCATCGCCGGCGCGGCGCTCCCGCTGGCCGAGTTCGGCACCGACGCCCAGCGACGGCGATGGCTGCCCGGTTTCCTCGAGGGATCGCACGTCCTCACCGGCGCCTTCGAGGTGGGCGACGGTACCGGGCTCGCGGTCCGGGCCGAGGCCGACGGCGACGGCTGGGCCCTGCACGGCTCCCTCGCCGCCGTGCCCGCGGCGGACCGGGCGGCGGCGTTCGTCCTGCCCGTGCGACTGCCGACCGGCGCGCCCGCCGTCGCGGTCGTCCCCGCCGACGCCGCCGGGGTGACGACGACCGCCGTCGACGTCACCAGCCACGAGAGCCACGCGGCGGTCGATCTCGACGGCGTGGCGGTCACCGCGGCGGACCTGCTGGACGGCGACGGCGCGCACATCGTCTCCTGGACATTGCGGCGCGCCCGCGTCGCGCTGGCGGCCCTCGCCGCGGGAGTGTGCTCCGAGGCGCTCGCCATGACCGCCGCCTACACCTCCGAGCGGATGCAGTTCGGCCGCGCGCTCTCGACCAACCAGGCCGTCTCCGTGCGCGCCGCCGACACCCACCTCGACGCGGAGAGCATCCGGCTCACCGCCTGCCGGGCCGCCTGGCTCATGGACGCCGGGCGCGAGGAGGAGGCGGAACCCGCCGCGCTGGTGGCCAAGTGGTGGGCGTCGCGAGGAGGCCTGCGCGCGGTCCACGCCACCCAGCATCTGCACGGCGGCATCGGCGCGGACGTGGACTACCCCATCCACCGGTATTTCCTCCGCGGGCGGCAGATCGCATTCACGCTCGGCAGCGCCGACGCCGTCGCCGCCGAGCTCGGCGCCGCCCTCGCCTGA
- a CDS encoding 3'(2'),5'-bisphosphate nucleotidase CysQ, protein MTEVDQRPPHVADAAAAAEFADAAGRLLLRLRAEAGTGLDDAARKALRDRGDARSHDELMRLIGARFPGDAVLSEEGADDAARLTADRVWIVDPLDGTREYGEPPRTDWAVHVALVEGGDLVAGAVALPALGVTYSSAEHPDPLAAPSPASPRILVSRTRRPEPILRLAGPLGGTLVEMGSAGAKAMAVVRGEAEVYAHVGGQFEWDSAAPVAVARAAGLHVSRVDGSPLRYNRPEPKLPDLLICRPELAAHTLEVLAR, encoded by the coding sequence ATGACCGAAGTGGACCAGCGGCCACCGCACGTCGCGGACGCCGCCGCGGCGGCGGAGTTCGCCGACGCGGCCGGGCGCCTGCTGCTGCGGCTGCGCGCGGAGGCCGGCACCGGGCTCGACGATGCAGCACGCAAGGCGCTCCGGGACCGCGGCGACGCGCGTAGCCACGACGAGCTCATGCGGCTCATCGGCGCACGTTTTCCGGGCGACGCGGTGTTGTCCGAGGAGGGCGCCGACGACGCGGCGCGGCTCACCGCCGACCGGGTGTGGATCGTCGACCCGCTCGACGGCACCCGCGAGTACGGCGAGCCTCCGCGGACCGACTGGGCCGTGCACGTGGCGCTCGTCGAGGGCGGCGACCTGGTGGCCGGCGCGGTGGCGCTGCCGGCGCTGGGCGTGACGTACTCGAGCGCCGAGCACCCGGACCCGCTCGCGGCCCCGTCCCCGGCCTCGCCGCGGATCCTGGTGAGCCGCACCCGGCGCCCCGAACCGATACTGCGCCTGGCCGGCCCCCTCGGCGGGACCCTCGTGGAGATGGGCTCCGCCGGGGCGAAGGCGATGGCGGTGGTGCGCGGCGAGGCCGAGGTGTACGCGCACGTCGGCGGCCAGTTCGAGTGGGATTCGGCGGCCCCGGTGGCCGTCGCGCGCGCCGCGGGCCTGCATGTCTCGCGCGTCGACGGTTCGCCGCTGCGCTACAACCGCCCGGAACCGAAGCTTCCCGACCTGTTGATCTGCCGGCCGGAACTGGCCGCACACACCCTGGAGGTACTGGCCCGATGA
- a CDS encoding TetR/AcrR family transcriptional regulator, giving the protein MTSTQGRTPRGGSVYGDAVARRRAVLDAAVGLLDEGGYPALTNRAVAKRAGISPGLIYQYFVDKQDIFITLLQEAETELAEFIEALPRDGGVAGVLAAIVPEATRQWKRVGYLASTWQTVDGSGMERESVRELRACSDRQFAALHRALAESADAEGRTLRDDPAMVLYVWAGLTGIADTLTNKWLRGGAREELVAYSTAALARSIVECTEKTS; this is encoded by the coding sequence ATGACCTCGACGCAGGGAAGAACACCGCGGGGCGGTTCCGTCTACGGCGACGCTGTGGCCCGGCGCCGTGCGGTGCTGGACGCGGCCGTCGGACTGCTCGACGAGGGCGGCTATCCCGCGCTCACCAACCGCGCCGTCGCCAAGCGGGCCGGCATAAGCCCGGGGCTGATCTACCAGTACTTCGTCGACAAGCAGGACATCTTCATCACGCTCCTGCAGGAGGCGGAGACCGAGCTGGCGGAGTTCATCGAAGCGCTGCCGCGCGACGGCGGCGTCGCCGGGGTGCTGGCGGCGATCGTGCCGGAGGCGACGCGGCAGTGGAAGCGCGTCGGCTACCTGGCCTCCACGTGGCAGACGGTCGACGGCAGCGGAATGGAACGGGAGTCGGTGCGCGAGCTGCGCGCGTGCTCGGACCGCCAGTTCGCCGCCCTGCACCGTGCGCTCGCGGAGTCGGCGGACGCCGAAGGCCGCACGCTGCGCGACGACCCCGCGATGGTGCTGTACGTGTGGGCCGGACTCACGGGCATCGCGGACACGCTCACCAACAAGTGGCTGCGCGGGGGAGCGCGCGAGGAACTGGTCGCCTATTCGACCGCCGCGCTCGCCCGCTCCATCGTCGAATGCACGGAGAAGACCTCATGA